The Sorangiineae bacterium MSr11954 DNA segment TCGAGGGAAGGAACATCGCCGATTGTGCCGCGCTCGAGGTGCGCGAGCTCGCCGGGGTGATGCGCGCCATCGACGCGCGCGCGGCCCCGCCGGTGCGCGATGCCATCGTGGAGAGGCTGGAGCAGCTGACGGCCATCGGGCTGGGCTACCTGAGCTTGGATCGGGAGACGTCGACCTTGTCGGGGGGTGAATCGCAGAGGGTCAAGATGGTTCGTCACCTCGGCTCCAGCCTGACGGATTTGACCTATGTGTTCGACGAGCCGAGCACCGGGCTGCACCCGCGGGACGTGCACCAATTGAACGAGCTGATGAAGGTGCTCCGCGACAAAGGGAACACCGTCCTCATCGTCGAGCACGATCCCGATGTCTTGGCCATCGCCGATCACGTCGTCGACATGGGGCCGGGCGCGGGCCGTGAGGGCGGGGAGGTCGTGTATCAGGGCGATCGCGCGGGCTTGATCCGCTCCAAAACGCGAACGGGGAAGTACCTTCGCCGCCGCTCGGAGCTGAAGGCGAAGACGCGGAGCGCCCGAGGTTGGCTGGCCGTGCGCCGCGCTTCGCTGCACAACTTGAGGGACGTGAGCGTGGAGATCCCCAAGGGCGTGCTGACGGTGGTCACGGGGGTGGCGGGCTCCGGAAAGAGCTCGCTCATTCACGGCGTGCTTCGAAAGACGTATCCGGAGACGGTATCCATCGACCAGAGCCCGCTGCGCGGATCCAAACGCTCCAATCCGGCTACGTACATTGGTATTCTGGACGCCATTCGCGAATCGTTCGCGCGCGCGAACGGGGTCAGCGCGTCGCTCTTCAGCTCCAACTCGAGCGGCGCATGCCCCGAGTGCCGCGGGCTGGGCACGACGTACATGGATTTGGCCTTCATGGATCCCATCGTCAGCCGCTGCGAAGCTTGCCAGGGCCGGCGTTTCACCGAGCGGGTGCTCCGTTATACGGTGCGCGGCAAGAACATTCACGAGGTGCTCGCGTCGACGGTGGCCGATGCCCTGGAGTTCTTCGTGGAAGACGGTATCCAATCGGCGCTCCAGCGCCTCGCCGACGTCGGGCTGGGTTATCTGACCCTCGGGCAGTCGCTCGATACGCTCTCCGGCGGGGAGCGGCAGCGCCTCAAGCTCGCCACCGAGTTGGAGAACGCGGGGCCCATTTACGTCTTCGACGAGCCCACCACGGGCCTCCACATGTCCGACGTCGATCGGCTGGTGAAGCTGCTCGATCGGCTGGTCGAGCAGGGGAGCACGGTCATCGTGATCGAGCACAACCTGGACGTGATTCGCCGCGCCGATTGGATCATCGACATGGGGCCAGGCGCGGGGCACGACGGCGGGCGCGTGATCTTCGAGGGGACCCCGGCCGAGTTGGTGGCCGATCGCGACTCCGCCACCGGTCGTCATTTGAAGATGTACCTGAGCGCGACCCCGTTCGACGGGGCGCGCCAACTTCACCCGTGACCTTCGCCGCGACCGGCCCTGCGATGCGGGGCCGCGGGCCGGCCAAGCGCGCCAAGGTTCCACTCCGAGAAGTGACCTCGTTGCGTTGGGTTGCGTTAACATGCCGCCGCGAGAGGGTCCCATGTCAAAGAGCGTTCACGACTTTACGGTTCAGACCATCGACGGCAAACCGAAACCCCTGGGCGACTACCGCGGGAATGTTCTCCTGATCGTCAATGTGGCCTCGGAGTGCGGGTACACACCGCAGTACGAGGGGCTGGAGGCGCTCCAGGAGAAGTACCGGTCCCAGGGCCTGCGCGTGCTCGGATTTCCGTCCAACGACTTCGGAGGGCAGGAGCCGGGTACCAATGACGCCATCCAGCAGTTTTGCACCACCCGCTTCGGCGTGACCTTCGACATGTTCGCGAAGGTGGCGCTCAAGGGCAGCGAGGTGGCGCCGCTTTACGATTGGCTCCAAAACCCCGAGACGAATCCCAACTTCGGCGGGGCCGTTCCATGGAACTTCAACAAGTTCCTGATCGGAAAAAACGGCGAGGTCGTCGGGCGGTTCTTGCACAAAACGGATCCTCTGGCGCCGGAGGTGACGGCGGCCATCGAGGAGGCTCTTCGAGCGTAATCCTGCCCACCTCCTCGGAGCGTGCCCCACACAAATGAGCGATCGGATGAATTGCAGCTGGAGGGGTTCGTCCATGGTTCATTGCAGTTGCACCCCAACTCCGCTCCGAGGAGGTTTGCATGTCTCGTCTTTCTTTGTTTTCGCTCGCCGCCATCGCGATGGCTTCGACCTTTGCCATGGGCTGCGCGAGCATGATCGTCGGTTCGAGCGCCTGGTTCGATAAGCAACGGCCCGACGTGGAGCCGGTGGCCTCGTCGGATTTGGCCTGCACGGTCAAGCCGCTGGAGTTCGTCGCGGTATCCCATGGTGACTTTCGCGAGGTCGAAGCGCGCGGGTGTGGGAAGAAAGTGCAGTACAAGCTCGTAAAAGTCAGCTTCGTGGAAAAATGGGTCAAGTCGTCCGACGTCAAGCCAATATGACGATCGTGCAGGCCACCGTAAGGCCGCTGGGATGGTTCGCGTGATGAAGACGCCGGCGTTGCGGCTTACCTGAGCGTCCGCCATCGGCCGCGCGCGCCGGCATGCACCGCAGGGCGCGGCTCACGCATCCTACCGTGAGGAGGCGGAGGCAAATGCACACGGCTCATCCAACGACCGGTCCGCGTAGCGCCACCATCGCGGGTATGGTTCGTCCCACGGCATGAAGCTCGAAAGGACGTTGCTTCTATTGGCAGTGCTCGGCGCGACCATGAGCGCCGCGCCGAGCACGTACGGCTTCTGCCGAAGGACCACCGGGCGAGAGCCCAACGATCCATCCGACACGAATCGCTGCACGGGGTGGGACGAGCAAGCACGCAATGCGTGCTGTCCCTACGGCAAGCCGCTCTACTGGAAGAACGCCTGCATCGGGTTCAGCCTGCAAAAGAACGCGAGCCGCGAGGTCTCGTTGAGCGACGCACAACGGGTATTTACGCGCGCGTTTGCCACATGGACGGCGACCACGTGCTCGCTCGATGGGGTCCCGGTGGGACGGGTGAGCCTCGACGTGAAGTACCTGGGGCCCGTCGAGTGCGGCAAGGTCCAATACAACGACGAGGGACCCAACCAGAACGTCATCGTGTTTCGCGACACGGGATGGGATCACCTCGATCCGACCAACACGCTCGGGCTGACGACGGTGCAGTACGATACGGGCAGCGGGGAGATTTTGGGCGCCGATATGGAGATCAATGCGTCCCAACCGCGCCCGCTCTCGGTCAGCGATTCCCCGCCCGCCGAGGCGCTCGATCTCTTGGCCATCGCCACCCACGAGGCGGGGCATTTCCTAGGATTTGCGCACTCGGTGTCCGCCGACGCCACGATGTATGCATCCTACCGCGGCGTCAGCATGCGCGATCTGTCGCCCGACGACTCCTCGGGCATTTGCAACGTATACAACCCCAACCAAACCCGCTCCACGGGCGACGGCCGGGTGCGCGCGGAGGCCTGCGATGAGCGGCCCCGGAACGGATACACGGGCGCATGCGATCAGATGGGCGCGTCGATCGAAGGCGGCGGCTGTGCGGCGTCCCCGCGGAGCTCCTCGTCATCACCGTCGTCCGGGACGACTTCGTATTTGGCCATGGCGCTCACCGCCTTGAGCTTCGCCGTCCTGCGGCGCGTCCGAAGTTTGCGCGCCGCGCGCGCTCCGCGACGTCGATCCTAGGTTGCGCGCGCGGGCCGATCAGATGCCTTGCGCGCGTCGTCGCTTGCGAGGATGACCCAAGGTGAGGAGGTCGAGCTCTTCGGAAGGGGTGGTATCCGCGCCCAGTCCATCGCGCACGTGCTCCAGCGCGCGGGCGGTGAGCCGGGGTGAGTTCGATGCCGTGCAATCGTCCGGCACATGGAGGTGATAACCCAACATGTGCGCGTCGTTCGCGGTAAACACCACGCAGAGGTTCGTGGCGAACCCCGTGAGGATCAAGGTGCTCACGCGAAGATGGTCGAGCAAGAGCCGCAGCGGCGTCGAAAAGAACCCCGAGTGCCTCGGCTTGAGGACGAAGTAATCGCCGCGCCGAGGCCGAAGCCGGAAGGTCACATGGCGACCCGGCTTCGACGGCCTGGTGCACGCTTCGATCGTTGCCTCGAAGCTCGATCGCCATTGACCGAAGTTGTCGTTCACGTAAATAACGGGCACCTTTGCCTTCCGCGCCCGCCGCGCGAGTTGCTCGATGTTGGGCGCGGCCTGGGTCGCCGCCGCCAGCAAGCTCTCCGAACCTTCGAAGTCCAGAGCGTTGATGACGTCGATCAAGAGAAGCGCCACCTTGGACGGCTTTCGACGGGAAGACTTCGGTATCGCCATGTAAGGTCGTTATTTGTCGTCCGTACGTTTCTTGATATCGTCCTTCACGTCTTTTGCGGCTCCCTTCGTCTCTTGCGCCGCATTGTCCACCTTCTTGCCCGCCCTCTCGGCCGGACCTTCCGCCGGTTTTCGGTCATGGCACGCGGCGAGGAGGGCGAAAAGAAAGAGCATCGAAATCGTCAGCCAAATCGAACGTTTCATAGTCACCTGTCGTGCATTGCAAGCATGTATGGAATCGCGAGGGATGCCTCTGATGCCACGGCACCATGGCCGGATTGCAACGCGGACTGCAACGGACGTGCCGCTCGAGAAACGGTTCGCGCTGGCGCCTTCGCGGTGGCGCCATGGAGGCCGGCCTATGGCCACGCCATGGGCAAAGGCGCCGCATCCGTGAC contains these protein-coding regions:
- a CDS encoding excinuclease ABC subunit UvrA; amino-acid sequence: MGDFIRVVGARENNLKSVDLCIPKKRITVFTGVSGSGKSSLVFDTIAAESQRQLNETFSSFIRHRLPHHGQPEADSLQNLSAAIVVDQKRLGGTARSTVGTVTDIHSLLRLLYSRIGAPFVGYSDVFSFNNPAGMCPECEGLGTVSTIDLDALIDRTKSLNEGAIRFPSFEVGGWRWTRYVRSGFFDNDKKLADYTEDEWRTLLYEDDKPVVNPLPGWPPSSKYEGVVPRFQRSFLTKKSKEVEGRHKEAFERVVTRGPCPKCKGRRLNSKVLGCKIEGRNIADCAALEVRELAGVMRAIDARAAPPVRDAIVERLEQLTAIGLGYLSLDRETSTLSGGESQRVKMVRHLGSSLTDLTYVFDEPSTGLHPRDVHQLNELMKVLRDKGNTVLIVEHDPDVLAIADHVVDMGPGAGREGGEVVYQGDRAGLIRSKTRTGKYLRRRSELKAKTRSARGWLAVRRASLHNLRDVSVEIPKGVLTVVTGVAGSGKSSLIHGVLRKTYPETVSIDQSPLRGSKRSNPATYIGILDAIRESFARANGVSASLFSSNSSGACPECRGLGTTYMDLAFMDPIVSRCEACQGRRFTERVLRYTVRGKNIHEVLASTVADALEFFVEDGIQSALQRLADVGLGYLTLGQSLDTLSGGERQRLKLATELENAGPIYVFDEPTTGLHMSDVDRLVKLLDRLVEQGSTVIVIEHNLDVIRRADWIIDMGPGAGHDGGRVIFEGTPAELVADRDSATGRHLKMYLSATPFDGARQLHP
- a CDS encoding glutathione peroxidase; its protein translation is MSKSVHDFTVQTIDGKPKPLGDYRGNVLLIVNVASECGYTPQYEGLEALQEKYRSQGLRVLGFPSNDFGGQEPGTNDAIQQFCTTRFGVTFDMFAKVALKGSEVAPLYDWLQNPETNPNFGGAVPWNFNKFLIGKNGEVVGRFLHKTDPLAPEVTAAIEEALRA
- a CDS encoding matrixin family metalloprotease — protein: MKLERTLLLLAVLGATMSAAPSTYGFCRRTTGREPNDPSDTNRCTGWDEQARNACCPYGKPLYWKNACIGFSLQKNASREVSLSDAQRVFTRAFATWTATTCSLDGVPVGRVSLDVKYLGPVECGKVQYNDEGPNQNVIVFRDTGWDHLDPTNTLGLTTVQYDTGSGEILGADMEINASQPRPLSVSDSPPAEALDLLAIATHEAGHFLGFAHSVSADATMYASYRGVSMRDLSPDDSSGICNVYNPNQTRSTGDGRVRAEACDERPRNGYTGACDQMGASIEGGGCAASPRSSSSSPSSGTTSYLAMALTALSFAVLRRVRSLRAARAPRRRS
- a CDS encoding cysteine hydrolase, with translation MAIPKSSRRKPSKVALLLIDVINALDFEGSESLLAAATQAAPNIEQLARRARKAKVPVIYVNDNFGQWRSSFEATIEACTRPSKPGRHVTFRLRPRRGDYFVLKPRHSGFFSTPLRLLLDHLRVSTLILTGFATNLCVVFTANDAHMLGYHLHVPDDCTASNSPRLTARALEHVRDGLGADTTPSEELDLLTLGHPRKRRRAQGI